Genomic window (Candidatus Neomarinimicrobiota bacterium):
ATCTTTTACGAGAAATCCACCGGTAAGCCCCATAAAAAAAAGTGAAATAATAAGTCCATTCATTTCAGATTCTGGACTCAATTCACCCATAAATAAACTCCAAACCGCCATCATGAGAAATGTGCCAGTAGCCAGAGCTTTTGTCCAAACGTAAGCCGGGACTTCCCATCCCCAAAGGACGCCTTTACTGGGCGAATCATACACGCGACGTGCTTCAGTCGTATCCACATCTTCTTGAATTTCTTGCGCCACATTATCAATCGCACGTTGGTCAATAGGTTTACCTGTTTTCGCAGAATTCTCCATAGCCAATTGAACTAATAAATTTTCCGTATCTGATTCTGCCACTCGCTTGTCCGCATATTTTGCATAGTGTCCCACACCTGTAGCCTGTTCGGACCAAACATAATCACCATCTCGTTCGGTTGCATTGGGGTCCAACATTTCAGTTGACCCATTAATATAATATAAATTGGGATCAGTCATTTTTTCCGGCTTCCGCGTCATGGTATCTTCATTGGCCACCAGTTGGGCAATCTTGGA
Coding sequences:
- a CDS encoding 4Fe-4S dicluster domain-containing protein, which gives rise to MCIGCHACTVACKSEHDVPIGVNRTHVKYIEKGEFPKSTREFSVHRCNHCADAPCVEICPTTALHTRADGIVDFDNDRCIGCKSCMQACPYDALYMDPDTNTAAKCNYCAHKIDGGYEPACVVVCPVEAIISGDLSDDNSKIAQLVANEDTMTRKPEKMTDPNLYYINGSTEMLDPNATERDGDYVWSEQATGVGHYAKYADKRVAESDTENLLVQLAMENSAKTGKPIDQRAIDNVAQEIQEDVDTTEARRVYDSPSKGVLWGWEVPAYVWTKALATGTFLMMAVWSLFMGELSPESEMNGLIISLFFMGLTGGFLVKD